Part of the Sinorhizobium terangae genome is shown below.
CATCTTCTGCATCATGCCGAGTTGGTCCTGGTCGATCATGAACTTCTCGTAGGACGAGACGAGGCCACCTTCGAGCCAACCGGCCGCATGCAGCACGAAGTTTGTGCCGGCGAGCAACGTCATGTTGAGCGTGTTGGCAGACTCGTGCGCCGCCTGCGCATCCGGAACCTTGGAGCCGCAGAGCGAGCCGCCGGTACGGAACGGCAGGCCAAGGCGGCGCGCAAGCTGCGCCGCGCCGTAGGAAACGAGCGACGGTTCCGGCGTACCGAAGGTCGGCGCACCCGACTGCATCGAAATCGAGGCCGCGAAGGTGCCGAAGAGCACCGGCGCGCCCTTACGGATGAGCTGAGTGAAGGAGGCACCCGCGAGCACTTCGGCCAGAATCTGCGTCAGCGTGCCGGCGACCGTGACTGGGCTCATCGCGCCGGAGAGAATGAACGGCGAAAGCACGCACGCCTGGTTGTGCCGTGCATAGACCTTGAGCGCGCCCACCATGGTTTCATCGAAGACCATCGGCGAGTTGGCGTTGATGAGATTCAACGTCACCGTGTTCTTCTCGACGAAGTCGTCACCGAAGACGATCTTCGCCATAGCGATCGTGTCTTCGGCGCGTTCCGGCGCCGTGACCGAGCCCATGAACGGCTTGTCGGAATATTTGATATGGCTGTAGACCATATCGAGGTGACGCTTGTTGACCGGGATGTCGACCGGCTCGCAGACGGTTCCGCCGGACGAATGCATCGACGGGGCCATGTAGGCGAGCTTCACGAAATTGCGGAAATCCTCGATCGTCGCAT
Proteins encoded:
- a CDS encoding trimethylamine methyltransferase family protein, whose protein sequence is MSDVTDQGAVEGGGRRARGEGRGAAARRASRTGGGPGPSLPYIQRKIREYEVLDEEGLQLIERNADTVLEEIGIEFRDDAEALDLWKAAGADVRGQRVHFPKGLCRELLKTAPSDFTWHARNPERSAHVGGKATIFAPVYGPPFVRDLDGNRRYATIEDFRNFVKLAYMAPSMHSSGGTVCEPVDIPVNKRHLDMVYSHIKYSDKPFMGSVTAPERAEDTIAMAKIVFGDDFVEKNTVTLNLINANSPMVFDETMVGALKVYARHNQACVLSPFILSGAMSPVTVAGTLTQILAEVLAGASFTQLIRKGAPVLFGTFAASISMQSGAPTFGTPEPSLVSYGAAQLARRLGLPFRTGGSLCGSKVPDAQAAHESANTLNMTLLAGTNFVLHAAGWLEGGLVSSYEKFMIDQDQLGMMQKMAEGVDLSENAQALDAIREVGPGSHYLGCAHTQANFQTAFYRSPLADNNSFEQWEIEGEKRIEQRANALARSWLEHYEAPYLDPAIDEALKDYIAKRKDSMPDAFT